The Mytilus trossulus isolate FHL-02 chromosome 3, PNRI_Mtr1.1.1.hap1, whole genome shotgun sequence genome contains a region encoding:
- the LOC134712261 gene encoding ninjurin-1-like, giving the protein MADITVGMNSPYKSESKVPGSNAYDRKKTFAEGLLDVAILIANATQLKAVISNGPSHKYYIPLLVLISVSIVIQLVVAVLLLIIGATEKRADNKVWLYKMNNATIGLIVAITVTNIFISAFGIESTN; this is encoded by the exons atggcaGACATAACTGTTGGAATGAATTCCCCATACAAG tCAGAATCGAAAGTTCCAGGATCGAATGCTTATGACAGAAAGAAGACATTTGCTGAGGGATTACTTGATGTAGCTATATTAATTGCTAATGCTACACAGCTTAAGGCTGTAATATCTAATGGGCCGTCTCATAAATATTACATACCACTATTGGTCCTAATCTCAGTGTCGATTGTTATACAGCTAGTAGTGGCGGTCTTATTGTTAATCATAGGAGCCACGGAAAAAAGGGCAGATAATAAAGTATGGctatataaaatgaacaatgcAACAATAGGACTTATCGTGGCAATAACAGTAACCAACATTTTCATCAGTGCATTTGGTATTGAATCTACGAACTGA